Proteins from one Aquila chrysaetos chrysaetos chromosome 5, bAquChr1.4, whole genome shotgun sequence genomic window:
- the LOC115341760 gene encoding uncharacterized protein LOC115341760, whose product MHRRHRCGICYGLKISTGECPVLEPSQWPLPEETKRGNPEGYTGTMVPKRERNVCARRRGGCTELQHTEASVWCFHQYSTSPFARRLLISADQCHWEAMAAWLYVCNPVELHWRTAVGSVPPAQRHPEPRGILRSRDLATALPSAMAGGGRSPPGSQHLAGNLAVLLHLGCGVRAPALLLPSLRAGSCVGLQGHREQRSCTGLRLLSTRLLKQGRAAPQQQRFAPSIWRRGNCTDPQQHSWFSPGGAAPGRAMELPWAESKGWRG is encoded by the coding sequence GTGTGGCATATGTTATGGATTGAAGATCAGCACTGGGGAGTGCCCTGTCCTGGAGCCTAGTCAGTGGCCACTGCCTGAAGAAACCAAACGTGGCAATCCTGAGGGTTACACAGGAACCATGGTGCCAAAGCGGGAGAGGAATGTGTGTGCAAGGAGGAGGGGTGGCTGCACGGAGCTGCAGCACACTGAAGCTTCGGTTTGGTGTTTCCACCAGTATTCCACCAGCCCCTTTGCGAGGAGGCTGCTGATCTCTGCAGATCAATGCCACTGGGAAGCCATGGCAGCCTGGCTTTACGTCTGCAACCCGGTGGAGCTGCACTGGAGAACCGCAGTGGGCAGCGTGCCACCAGCCCAGCGACACCCAGAGCCCAGAGGCATCTTGCGCAGCAGGGACCTGGCTACTGCTCTTCCCTCTGCGATGGCAGGCGGTGGCAGGAGCCCGCCCGGCAGCCAGCATCTCGCCGGCAACCTTGCGGTGCTGCTCCACTTGGGTTGTGGCGTCCGAGCTCCTGCTCTTCTGCTTCCCAGCCTCAGAGCAGGTTCTTGTGTGGGTTTGCAGGGGCACCgagagcagaggagctgcacTGGCCTGAGGCTTCTCAGTACCcgcctgctcaagcagggcagggcagcccctCAGCAGCAGAGATTTGCTCCGAGCATCTGGAGGAGAGGGAACTGCACTgacccacagcagcacagctggttCTCACCTGGGGGAGCAGCCCCAGGACGTGCAATGGAGCTGCCCTGGGCAGAAAGCAAGGGCTGGAGAGGCTGA